Proteins encoded in a region of the Streptomyces liliiviolaceus genome:
- a CDS encoding lysine N(6)-hydroxylase/L-ornithine N(5)-oxygenase family protein, with translation MGTAGRRNQEIYDLVGIGFGPSNLSLAIALDEHGASAQQPPVTSHFFEQQPTFGWHRNMLLPSTTMQISFLKDLATFRNPMSRFSFISFLHASNRLVQFVNNQDFFPTRHEFHQYLEWAAAGVGDQVTYGTEVTSIRPCAEAGGQAPDLLEVEVRGSDGTTRVVTTHNVAISTGLVPRLPEGTATDERVWHSSEFLGRFGAHAPDDLKSVAVVGAGQSAAEITRFLYDSLPHAQISAVIPSYGYSIADDTPFANQVFDPDAVDEYYFGTERARDAFWRYHRNTNYSVVDADVIRALYQRSYDEQVRGSRRLHFRNLTRVAEVNRAGSGTRVMLRSLLDDRTEELAVDALVFATGYDGLDPARLLGDFDKHFQRDAAGRHRVERDYRLVTASDLTCGVYLQGGTEHSHGLTSSLLSNMAVRSGEIADSIVLRRTERELDRASPVKEAPSAA, from the coding sequence ATGGGCACAGCGGGTAGGCGCAATCAAGAGATCTACGACCTGGTCGGTATCGGCTTCGGCCCGTCCAACCTGTCGCTCGCGATCGCCTTGGATGAGCACGGGGCGAGCGCTCAGCAGCCTCCGGTCACGTCCCATTTCTTCGAGCAGCAGCCCACGTTCGGCTGGCACCGGAACATGCTGCTGCCGTCCACGACCATGCAGATCTCATTCCTCAAGGACCTGGCGACCTTCAGGAATCCGATGTCCCGGTTCAGCTTCATCTCGTTTCTGCACGCCTCGAACCGGCTGGTGCAGTTCGTGAACAATCAGGACTTCTTCCCGACCCGGCACGAATTCCACCAGTACCTGGAGTGGGCGGCCGCCGGCGTCGGCGACCAGGTCACCTACGGCACCGAGGTCACCTCGATCCGGCCCTGCGCCGAGGCCGGGGGCCAGGCACCCGACCTCCTGGAGGTCGAGGTGCGCGGGAGCGACGGCACCACCCGCGTGGTCACCACGCACAACGTGGCCATCTCGACGGGCCTGGTACCGCGGCTGCCGGAGGGCACCGCGACCGACGAACGGGTCTGGCACAGCTCGGAGTTCCTGGGCAGGTTCGGCGCCCACGCCCCGGACGACCTCAAGAGTGTGGCGGTGGTCGGCGCCGGGCAGAGCGCGGCCGAGATCACCCGGTTCCTCTACGACTCGCTGCCGCACGCGCAGATCTCCGCGGTCATCCCGTCCTACGGGTACTCGATCGCCGACGACACCCCCTTCGCCAACCAGGTGTTCGACCCCGACGCCGTCGACGAGTACTACTTCGGCACCGAGCGGGCCCGGGACGCGTTCTGGCGCTACCACCGCAACACCAACTACTCGGTGGTGGACGCGGATGTCATCCGCGCCCTGTACCAGCGTTCGTACGACGAGCAGGTACGCGGCAGCCGGCGGCTGCACTTCCGCAACCTCACCCGGGTCGCCGAGGTCAACCGCGCCGGCAGCGGGACCCGGGTGATGCTGCGCTCGCTGCTCGACGACCGGACGGAGGAACTGGCCGTCGACGCGCTGGTGTTCGCCACCGGCTACGACGGCCTGGACCCGGCCCGCCTCCTCGGCGACTTCGACAAGCACTTCCAGCGCGACGCGGCGGGCAGACACCGGGTGGAACGCGACTACCGCCTCGTCACCGCTTCGGATCTGACCTGCGGTGTCTATCTCCAGGGCGGCACCGAGCACAGCCACGGTCTGACGTCGTCCCTGCTGTCGAACATGGCGGTACGCAGCGGCGAGATCGCCGATTCGATCGTGCTGCGGCGCACCGAGCGGGAGCTCGACCGCGCCTCCCCCGTGAAGGAAGCGCCCTCGGCCGCCTGA
- a CDS encoding sirohydrochlorin chelatase has product MSSPTGPASGLPVRMPRPRQPGRHRRPEPLAAPEGAPALVLAVPGTPSTATRSLAEEIVSIARSELPGLDARIGYLDGDDDEFPTLQSVLAHASEERAQRFEQARAAGVDVVEPDGPVAVVVPLLAGPDNALLRRVRQAVMDSRVAADLTDVLGPHPLLAEALHVRLSEAGLARADRARLFTVATAADGIILASVGGDEAVQAAGITGMLLAARLAVPVMAAALDEEGSIAATAEQLRNSGSQQLALAPYLIGPELDPGLLDEAAKEAGCSAAEALGPYPAIGKLALAKYTSALGIAPPQPQGAPVR; this is encoded by the coding sequence ATGAGCTCCCCCACTGGGCCCGCGTCCGGCCTGCCAGTACGAATGCCGCGACCCCGCCAGCCCGGTCGGCACCGCCGGCCGGAACCGCTGGCGGCTCCCGAGGGCGCGCCCGCGCTCGTCCTCGCGGTGCCGGGCACGCCCAGCACCGCCACCCGCAGCCTCGCCGAGGAGATCGTGAGCATCGCGCGCTCCGAGCTGCCCGGCCTCGACGCCAGGATCGGGTACCTCGACGGGGACGACGACGAGTTCCCCACCCTCCAGTCGGTGCTGGCGCACGCCTCCGAGGAGCGTGCGCAGCGCTTCGAGCAGGCCCGCGCGGCCGGTGTGGACGTGGTGGAGCCCGACGGACCCGTCGCCGTGGTCGTGCCGCTGCTCGCCGGTCCGGACAACGCGCTGCTGCGCCGCGTCCGCCAGGCCGTCATGGACAGCCGTGTCGCGGCCGACCTGACGGATGTGCTCGGCCCGCACCCGCTGCTCGCCGAGGCGCTGCACGTGCGCCTGTCCGAGGCGGGCCTGGCGCGCGCCGACCGGGCCAGGCTGTTCACCGTGGCGACGGCCGCGGACGGCATCATCCTGGCGTCCGTGGGCGGTGACGAGGCCGTGCAGGCGGCCGGGATCACCGGCATGCTGCTCGCCGCGCGGCTCGCCGTGCCCGTGATGGCGGCGGCGCTGGACGAGGAGGGCTCGATCGCGGCCACCGCGGAGCAGCTGCGCAACTCCGGTTCCCAGCAGCTCGCGCTCGCCCCGTATCTGATCGGCCCCGAGCTCGACCCGGGTCTGCTCGACGAGGCCGCGAAGGAGGCGGGCTGTTCCGCCGCCGAGGCGCTGGGCCCGTACCCGGCGATCGGCAAGCTGGCGCTCGCCAAGTACACGTCGGCGCTCGGTATCGCGCCGCCGCAGCCGCAGGGCGCGCCGGTCCGCTGA
- a CDS encoding lactonase family protein, translating into MAPRGDAVTDGGGGRRRRAYIGSFTAAGGLGVLTAAVDGDTGALTLLSAVNSVADPSYLALSPDGDMLYAVSETTRGAVAAYRVKGDEPSLAGPLTRVGGSGPTHLSLFDGHVLTANYGSGSVSALPVRHDGSLGAVSGVLQHEGAGPHTQRQQGPHAHHVQPDPSRRWAVSVDLGTDSVRVCALRDGTLALHREIALRPGSGPRHLAFHPDGERAYVLNELAPTVTACRWDAVEGALRPVGETSVLADLPDGDAYPSGIVVSPDGRFVWTATRGQDVVSVLVPGAPDEGLKLVATVPCGGVWPRALTLDPTGRFLYVANERSGHVAWFSVDPDTGIPQRGGSVKAPAASCVVLD; encoded by the coding sequence ATGGCACCGAGAGGGGACGCAGTGACGGACGGCGGCGGCGGACGGCGGCGACGGGCGTACATCGGCTCCTTCACGGCGGCGGGAGGCCTGGGCGTGCTCACCGCCGCCGTGGACGGGGACACCGGCGCGCTGACGCTGCTGAGCGCCGTGAACAGCGTCGCCGACCCCTCGTACCTGGCCCTGTCGCCGGACGGGGACATGCTCTACGCGGTGAGCGAGACGACCCGGGGCGCGGTCGCCGCCTACCGGGTGAAGGGCGACGAGCCGTCCCTGGCCGGCCCACTGACGCGGGTGGGCGGCAGCGGACCCACGCATCTGAGCCTCTTCGACGGTCATGTGCTGACCGCCAACTACGGATCGGGCAGCGTCAGCGCCCTGCCCGTGCGCCACGACGGGAGCCTCGGCGCCGTCTCCGGGGTGCTGCAGCACGAGGGCGCGGGACCGCACACCCAGCGCCAGCAGGGCCCGCACGCCCACCACGTCCAGCCCGATCCGAGCCGCCGGTGGGCGGTGAGCGTCGACCTCGGAACCGACTCGGTCCGGGTGTGCGCGCTGCGCGACGGCACGCTCGCGCTGCACCGGGAGATCGCGCTGCGGCCCGGTTCGGGGCCCCGCCATCTGGCGTTCCACCCGGACGGCGAGCGCGCGTACGTCCTCAACGAACTCGCGCCGACCGTCACCGCCTGCCGCTGGGACGCCGTCGAGGGCGCGCTCAGGCCGGTGGGGGAGACCTCCGTGCTGGCCGACCTCCCGGACGGCGACGCCTACCCGTCCGGCATCGTCGTGTCGCCCGACGGCCGCTTCGTGTGGACCGCCACGCGCGGCCAGGACGTCGTCTCCGTGCTCGTGCCCGGCGCACCCGACGAGGGCCTGAAACTGGTCGCCACGGTCCCCTGCGGCGGCGTCTGGCCGCGCGCCCTGACCCTGGACCCGACGGGCCGCTTCCTGTACGTGGCCAACGAGCGGTCGGGGCATGTCGCGTGGTTCTCGGTGGACCCCGACACGGGCATTCCGCAGCGCGGCGGGTCGGTCAAGGCACCCGCGGCGTCCTGCGTGGTGCTCGACTAG
- a CDS encoding uracil-DNA glycosylase: MAPRPLHELVEAGWAKALEPVSERIAAMGDFLRAEIAAGRTYLPAGANVLRAFQQPFDDVRVLIVGQDPYPTPGMAIGLSFAVAPEVRSLPGSLENIYRELHTDLGLPRPSNGDLTPWTRQGVLLLNRALTTAPRKPAAHRGKGWEEVTEQAIRALAARDKPLVSILWGRDARNARPLLGDLPSVESAHPSPMSADRGFFGSRPFSRANDLLTRQGAEPVDWRLP; encoded by the coding sequence GTGGCTCCACGACCTTTACACGAACTTGTCGAAGCAGGCTGGGCGAAGGCCCTTGAACCTGTGTCCGAACGCATCGCCGCGATGGGCGACTTCCTCCGGGCCGAGATAGCGGCCGGCCGGACCTATCTACCGGCCGGGGCGAATGTGCTGCGGGCCTTCCAGCAGCCCTTCGACGACGTCCGCGTCCTGATCGTCGGTCAGGACCCCTATCCCACGCCGGGGATGGCCATCGGGCTGAGTTTCGCGGTGGCGCCCGAGGTGCGGTCCCTGCCGGGCAGCCTGGAGAACATCTACCGGGAGCTGCATACGGACCTGGGCCTGCCCAGGCCGTCCAACGGGGACCTCACCCCGTGGACCCGGCAGGGCGTGCTGCTGCTGAACAGGGCACTCACCACCGCCCCGCGCAAGCCGGCCGCGCACCGGGGCAAGGGCTGGGAGGAGGTCACCGAGCAGGCCATCCGGGCGCTCGCGGCCCGGGACAAGCCGCTGGTGTCGATCCTGTGGGGGCGCGACGCCCGCAACGCCCGGCCGCTGCTGGGCGACCTGCCCTCCGTGGAGTCGGCGCACCCGTCGCCCATGTCGGCCGACCGCGGTTTCTTCGGCTCGCGGCCGTTCAGCAGGGCCAACGACCTGTTGACCCGGCAAGGTGCCGAGCCGGTGGACTGGCGGCTGCCGTAG
- a CDS encoding sulfurtransferase, with protein sequence MCPASARNVIISASELGAVLSGSTSISTPPVVLEVGRKNGDGVDPRHSYATGHIPGAHYVEFEADLVGTPTGSSGQGPLPEVGDLQGRLRDWGVDDGGTVVVHTRGNPAVAARAWWILRWAGVADTRCLDGGLAAWQAFGGPLDTAVPPPAAGTAVVRPGSLPVLTAEDAGRLATAGHLVDARSPEAYAGDPRRTGTGHIPGAYSVPGSDNFSGGRLRGAAELRALYADHLDGRAVGAYCGGGVSATTTVLALASLGVEAALYPGSWSAWITDPARPTTTGTDPGARPPAAR encoded by the coding sequence ATGTGCCCGGCCTCCGCCAGGAACGTCATCATTTCGGCGAGTGAACTCGGTGCCGTGCTGTCCGGCAGCACGTCGATCAGCACGCCGCCCGTCGTCCTCGAAGTGGGAAGAAAGAACGGGGACGGTGTCGATCCTCGGCATTCCTACGCGACGGGGCACATTCCCGGTGCGCACTATGTGGAGTTCGAGGCGGACCTGGTCGGAACGCCCACCGGGAGTTCCGGTCAAGGACCGCTCCCGGAGGTGGGCGACCTGCAGGGGCGGCTGCGCGACTGGGGTGTGGACGACGGCGGCACGGTCGTCGTCCACACCCGGGGCAATCCCGCCGTGGCCGCCCGGGCCTGGTGGATACTCCGCTGGGCCGGGGTGGCGGACACGCGGTGTCTGGACGGCGGCCTCGCCGCCTGGCAGGCGTTCGGCGGCCCGCTCGACACCGCCGTGCCGCCGCCGGCCGCGGGCACGGCCGTCGTGCGGCCCGGTTCGCTCCCCGTCCTGACCGCGGAGGACGCCGGACGGCTCGCCACCGCGGGGCACCTCGTCGACGCGCGCTCCCCGGAGGCGTACGCCGGGGATCCGCGGCGGACGGGTACGGGCCACATTCCGGGCGCGTACAGCGTCCCCGGCTCGGACAACTTCTCCGGGGGCCGGCTGCGCGGGGCCGCGGAGTTGCGGGCCCTGTACGCCGACCACCTGGACGGACGCGCGGTCGGCGCGTACTGCGGCGGTGGGGTGTCGGCGACGACGACGGTGCTGGCGCTGGCTTCCCTGGGGGTGGAGGCGGCTCTGTACCCGGGCTCGTGGTCCGCCTGGATCACGGATCCCGCGCGGCCGACCACGACCGGCACCGACCCCGGAGCCCGGCCGCCCGCGGCGCGGTGA
- a CDS encoding NtaA/DmoA family FMN-dependent monooxygenase (This protein belongs to a clade of FMN-dependent monooxygenases, within a broader family of flavin-dependent oxidoreductases, the luciferase-like monooxygenase (LMM) family, some of whose members use coenzyme F420 rather than FMN.), translating to MSTRRKLRLGLAAYGTGWDLDAWRLPEATNAGLRDPSVILDIARTAERGTLDYVFAGSALGSEPDRLNRIFRWDNFVYAGHAAAITKNLGFVMSVNSSFEHPYGVARQVATLDNFNQGRTALNVVFGIDRDGDPVGNYGKNPVPTEETKYTRAREFTEVVNRLLYDSWDDDLLLDDKRGGALVKPGSWHQLDHHGEHFDVRGPLNVPPPVQSHIPVVQVGLSEESLRYGADFGQVRFSPYFGISRGKEEYRRLKERVAANGRDPEKFKIIPGITFYLGGTAREARAKFNEINTLELTEAVPAAFSEALGIDLSRVRDSERVLDVVDIETLADDALRPLLSDRARDTKDDRELLRQILATQIGEDATLRELYHYVQRARHAQQPAVVGDAKAIADWLEENLEEEVLDGVQLFPPYHRGPADLFVDLVVPELRRRGIFRTEYEASTLQGLLDTDDTY from the coding sequence ATGAGCACCCGACGCAAGCTCCGGCTGGGCCTGGCCGCCTACGGCACCGGCTGGGACCTGGACGCCTGGCGGCTGCCGGAGGCCACCAACGCCGGCCTGCGCGACCCCAGCGTCATCCTCGACATCGCCAGGACCGCCGAGCGCGGCACCCTGGACTACGTCTTCGCCGGCAGCGCGCTGGGCAGCGAACCCGACCGCCTCAACCGGATCTTCCGCTGGGACAACTTCGTGTACGCCGGACACGCCGCGGCGATCACGAAGAACCTCGGGTTCGTCATGTCGGTCAACTCCTCCTTCGAGCACCCCTACGGCGTCGCACGGCAGGTGGCGACACTGGACAACTTCAACCAGGGGCGCACCGCGCTGAACGTCGTCTTCGGCATCGACCGCGACGGCGACCCGGTCGGCAACTACGGCAAGAACCCGGTGCCGACCGAGGAGACGAAGTACACGCGCGCCCGGGAGTTCACCGAGGTCGTCAACCGGCTGCTGTACGACAGCTGGGACGACGACCTCCTGCTCGACGACAAGCGCGGCGGCGCACTGGTGAAGCCGGGGTCCTGGCATCAACTCGACCATCACGGCGAGCACTTCGACGTCCGCGGACCGCTGAACGTACCGCCGCCGGTGCAGTCCCACATCCCCGTCGTCCAGGTCGGCCTCTCCGAGGAGTCCCTGCGGTACGGGGCCGACTTCGGGCAGGTGCGCTTCTCGCCGTACTTCGGCATCAGCCGCGGCAAGGAGGAGTACCGCAGGCTCAAGGAGCGCGTCGCGGCCAACGGGCGCGACCCGGAGAAGTTCAAGATCATTCCAGGGATCACCTTCTACCTCGGCGGCACCGCCCGGGAAGCGCGCGCGAAGTTCAACGAGATCAACACCCTGGAGCTGACGGAGGCCGTGCCGGCGGCCTTCTCCGAGGCCCTCGGCATCGACCTGTCGAGGGTCCGCGACAGCGAGCGCGTCCTCGACGTCGTCGACATCGAAACCCTCGCCGACGACGCGCTCAGGCCGCTGCTCAGCGACCGGGCGCGCGACACCAAGGACGACCGGGAACTGCTGCGGCAGATCCTCGCCACGCAGATCGGCGAGGACGCCACCCTGCGCGAGCTGTACCACTACGTCCAGCGCGCCCGGCACGCCCAGCAGCCGGCCGTCGTCGGCGACGCCAAGGCCATCGCCGACTGGCTGGAGGAGAACCTGGAGGAGGAGGTGCTCGACGGCGTCCAGCTGTTCCCCCCGTACCACCGCGGACCGGCCGACCTCTTCGTCGACCTCGTCGTCCCGGAACTGCGGCGCCGCGGCATCTTCCGCACCGAGTACGAGGCCTCCACGCTCCAGGGCCTGCTGGACACCGACGACACCTACTGA
- a CDS encoding aldo/keto reductase — MSALVPSGSPYRAAPDRYDHLAYRRAGTSGLDLPAFSFGLWQKFGTDYPYETQRDIVLRAFDLGITHFDNANRYGPPHRAAEKFFGQVLRRDLAPHRDELILSTKAGNPIGPGPYQRGGSRKSLLTSLDHSLRDLGTDHVDIFYSHSPDAATPLEETVGALASAVTSGKALYSGISNYPAERAHEAAVLLRRAGVPLLVHQPRYSLFDRRPERDGLIELAARDGFGLVVYSPLAQGLLTDKYLTGTVPASARAHNSSFLSPDVIDDTYRKRATALDELARGRGQSLAQLALQWVLRLPQVTSALIGASSTWQLDHNVRALDFPPLTEEELALMDQHGVHGTAVHV, encoded by the coding sequence ATGTCAGCCCTCGTCCCCTCCGGCAGCCCGTACCGGGCAGCACCCGACCGTTACGACCACCTCGCATACCGCCGCGCCGGGACCTCGGGTCTCGACCTGCCCGCCTTCTCCTTCGGGCTGTGGCAGAAGTTCGGCACCGACTACCCCTACGAGACACAGCGCGACATCGTGCTGCGCGCCTTCGACCTGGGGATCACCCACTTCGACAACGCCAACCGCTACGGCCCGCCGCACCGTGCCGCCGAGAAGTTCTTCGGACAGGTGCTGCGCCGGGACCTCGCCCCCCACCGGGACGAACTGATCCTGTCGACCAAGGCCGGCAACCCGATCGGGCCCGGCCCCTACCAGCGGGGCGGCTCCCGCAAGTCACTGCTGACCTCGCTCGACCACAGCCTGCGCGACCTCGGCACCGACCACGTCGACATCTTCTACAGCCACAGCCCCGACGCCGCCACGCCCCTGGAGGAGACGGTCGGTGCGCTGGCGAGCGCGGTCACCTCGGGGAAGGCGCTGTACTCGGGCATCTCCAACTACCCCGCCGAACGGGCCCACGAGGCCGCCGTACTGCTGCGCCGCGCCGGAGTGCCGCTGCTCGTCCACCAGCCGCGCTACTCCCTTTTCGACCGGCGCCCCGAGCGCGACGGGCTGATCGAACTCGCGGCCCGGGACGGCTTCGGTCTCGTCGTCTACAGTCCGCTGGCCCAGGGACTGCTCACCGACAAGTACCTCACCGGCACGGTCCCCGCGAGCGCCCGGGCCCACAACAGCTCCTTCCTGTCACCGGACGTCATCGACGACACCTACCGCAAGCGGGCGACGGCGCTCGACGAACTGGCCCGCGGACGCGGCCAGTCCCTGGCCCAGCTCGCCCTGCAGTGGGTCCTGCGGCTCCCGCAGGTCACCAGCGCACTGATCGGGGCGAGCTCGACCTGGCAACTGGACCACAACGTGAGGGCGCTGGACTTCCCGCCGCTCACCGAGGAGGAACTCGCCCTGATGGACCAGCACGGCGTCCACGGAACCGCCGTGCATGTCTGA
- a CDS encoding aldo/keto reductase — protein sequence MPPALPLPDGHRRLGSSGLVLSEIGIGASTFGRSGMRATGQEAVTAIVDRAVDLGITYFDLAEGYGDRPGQSEELFAAALGDRREQVVIGTKFGLNLKTERGAAYSRPGSRKYIVAAVEESLRRLRTDYIDLYQIHFPDPLTPIDETLSALDTLVRSGKVRYVGASNFKAWQIVDAEHTARAQGLTRFVSSTDEYSLLWRKPEEELIPALGHHGLGFIPYFPLQNGLLTGKYSAGNAPENAKITNLKRYLLRSAPWAALARFEQFARDRDITPSAAALGWLLAQPTVTSVIAGVTVPEQLDENVRAPRWVPTADEEAELRGLFTGDLSGGPGVVDRG from the coding sequence GTGCCCCCCGCACTTCCACTCCCCGACGGACACCGCCGGCTCGGCTCGTCGGGTCTCGTCCTGTCCGAGATCGGCATCGGCGCCAGCACCTTCGGCCGGTCGGGCATGCGCGCGACCGGCCAGGAGGCGGTCACCGCGATCGTCGACCGCGCCGTCGACCTCGGCATCACGTACTTCGACCTCGCCGAGGGCTACGGCGACCGGCCCGGCCAGAGCGAGGAACTGTTCGCCGCCGCACTCGGCGACCGCCGCGAACAGGTCGTCATCGGCACCAAGTTCGGCCTGAACCTCAAGACCGAGCGCGGTGCCGCCTACAGCCGTCCCGGCTCCCGCAAGTACATCGTCGCCGCGGTCGAGGAGTCGCTGCGCCGACTGCGTACCGACTACATCGACCTGTACCAGATTCACTTCCCGGACCCCCTCACACCGATCGACGAGACCCTGTCGGCACTCGACACGCTGGTGCGATCGGGAAAGGTACGGTACGTCGGCGCGTCGAATTTCAAGGCTTGGCAGATCGTCGACGCGGAACACACCGCCCGAGCGCAAGGCCTCACCCGGTTCGTCTCGTCGACCGACGAATACAGTCTCCTGTGGCGGAAACCGGAGGAGGAACTGATTCCGGCGCTCGGTCACCACGGTCTCGGATTCATTCCGTATTTCCCGCTGCAGAACGGACTGCTCACCGGAAAGTATTCGGCGGGAAACGCTCCGGAGAATGCGAAGATAACCAACCTGAAACGCTATCTGCTGCGTTCGGCGCCGTGGGCCGCACTGGCGAGGTTCGAGCAGTTCGCGCGCGACCGGGACATCACCCCGAGCGCGGCGGCGCTCGGCTGGCTGCTGGCCCAGCCGACGGTCACCAGCGTGATCGCGGGGGTGACCGTGCCCGAGCAGCTCGACGAGAACGTGCGTGCCCCCCGGTGGGTCCCGACGGCCGACGAGGAGGCCGAGCTGCGCGGTCTGTTCACCGGCGACCTCTCGGGCGGCCCCGGTGTGGTCGACCGCGGGTGA
- a CDS encoding N-acetylglucosamine kinase codes for MTGSGSGPGGGSGVLGVDSGGSGLRVVLAVDGGPVTAPLTSGEPVRTGPRGIDAGHLLEQLVPMARQLTADAGVGTLRAVTVGAAGLTTLGDSLRAELPSALARELGVRRLALVADAVAAYTGALGQRVGAVVAAGTGMIAIGTDLRTWRRADGWGHLLGDSGSGAWIGQAGLDAALRAYDGRPGGSAPLLARVEAVFGSAPAVPGRLYPRPDRPAVLAAFAPEVAACADGGDPTALGVLAAAARHIADSAAAVCPAEADVPSGGAAGAGEVRLALTGGLFRMGDPLLVPLRAALAERLPYAREVPAAGDPLDGAVGIAVELADDRLTLPRDDSMLLVVRDLSDGAGASDIRAQDRSP; via the coding sequence GTGACCGGTTCGGGGAGCGGGCCGGGCGGCGGATCCGGTGTCCTGGGGGTGGACTCCGGCGGATCGGGCCTGCGGGTCGTCCTGGCCGTCGACGGGGGCCCGGTGACGGCTCCCCTGACGTCCGGGGAACCGGTGCGCACCGGGCCGCGCGGCATCGACGCCGGGCATCTGCTGGAGCAACTGGTCCCGATGGCCCGGCAGCTGACGGCCGACGCCGGGGTCGGCACGCTCCGGGCCGTCACCGTCGGCGCCGCGGGCCTCACCACTTTGGGTGACTCGCTGCGCGCCGAGCTGCCGTCGGCGCTGGCCCGCGAACTCGGCGTACGGCGGCTGGCGCTGGTCGCCGACGCCGTCGCGGCGTACACGGGCGCGCTGGGGCAGCGGGTGGGCGCGGTCGTCGCGGCCGGTACGGGGATGATCGCGATCGGCACGGACCTGCGTACGTGGCGCAGGGCGGACGGCTGGGGCCATCTGCTCGGCGACAGCGGCAGCGGGGCCTGGATCGGCCAGGCCGGGCTCGACGCGGCCCTGCGCGCCTACGACGGGCGGCCGGGCGGCTCGGCGCCGCTCCTGGCCCGCGTGGAGGCCGTGTTCGGCTCCGCCCCGGCGGTCCCGGGCCGGCTCTATCCGCGCCCGGACCGGCCGGCCGTGCTGGCGGCCTTCGCACCCGAGGTGGCCGCCTGCGCCGACGGCGGCGACCCGACCGCGCTCGGGGTCCTGGCCGCCGCGGCCCGGCACATCGCCGACTCGGCCGCCGCGGTGTGCCCCGCCGAGGCGGACGTGCCGTCCGGCGGGGCCGCGGGGGCGGGCGAGGTGCGCCTCGCACTCACCGGTGGGCTGTTCAGGATGGGCGACCCCCTCCTCGTACCGCTGCGGGCCGCGCTGGCGGAGCGGCTGCCGTACGCGCGCGAGGTGCCGGCCGCGGGTGACCCGCTCGACGGGGCCGTCGGCATCGCCGTCGAGCTGGCCGACGACCGGCTCACGCTGCCCCGCGACGACAGCATGCTCCTCGTCGTACGGGACCTCTCGGACGGCGCGGGAGCCTCGGACATCCGTGCGCAAGATCGCTCTCCGTGA